One genomic window of Paeniglutamicibacter sp. Y32M11 includes the following:
- the typA gene encoding translational GTPase TypA, with protein sequence MSDTTITAREDLRNVAIVAHVDHGKTTLVNAMLQQTGAFDSHGETEDRVMDSGELEREKGITILAKNTTVFYEGPAAKGHKMTMNIIDTPGHADFGGEVERGLSMVDGVVLLVDASEGPLPQTRFVLRKALVANLPVIIVVNKTDRADARIDGVISDSMDLLLGLASDLADEAPDLDLDKVLNVPIVFASGKAGFASVNQPADGTMPDNEDLEPLFETIIKHVPAPTYTEGEVLQAHVTNLDASPFLGRLALLRIFNGTLRKGQQVAWARQDGELKTVKITELLATKGLTRVPAESAGPGEIVAVAGIEDIMIGETLTDLENPKPLPLITVDPPAISMTIGINTSPLAGKVKGAKVTARQVKDRLDKELIGNVSLNILPTERPDAWEVQGRGELALAILVEQMRREGFELTVGKPQVVTKQIDGKLHEPMEHMTIDVPEEYLGAVTQLMAARKGRMTNMANHGTGWCRMEFMVPARGLIGFRTRFLTDTRGAGIAASLAEGYEPWAGPIEYRTNGSIVADRSGVVTPFAMIKLQERMSFFVAPTSEVYEGMIVGENSRADDMDVNITREKQLTNMRAASSDTFENMTPPRNLTLEESLEFAREDECVEVTPEAIRIRKLILNAGDRAKSNRARAKN encoded by the coding sequence ATGTCAGATACCACCATCACCGCTCGTGAAGACCTGCGCAACGTAGCCATCGTTGCGCACGTTGACCACGGCAAGACCACCTTGGTTAACGCAATGCTCCAGCAGACCGGTGCATTCGACAGCCACGGTGAAACCGAAGACCGCGTGATGGACTCTGGCGAGCTGGAACGCGAAAAGGGCATTACCATCCTGGCCAAGAACACCACCGTGTTCTACGAAGGTCCGGCTGCCAAGGGTCACAAGATGACCATGAACATCATTGACACCCCGGGTCACGCTGACTTCGGTGGCGAGGTCGAGCGTGGCCTGTCCATGGTTGACGGCGTTGTTCTGTTGGTTGATGCTTCCGAGGGTCCGCTGCCGCAGACTCGCTTCGTGCTGCGTAAGGCACTTGTAGCCAACCTGCCCGTCATCATCGTGGTCAACAAGACCGACCGTGCCGATGCTCGCATCGATGGCGTCATCTCCGACTCCATGGACCTGCTCCTGGGCCTGGCCTCGGACCTCGCCGATGAAGCTCCGGACTTGGACCTGGACAAGGTTCTGAACGTTCCGATCGTCTTCGCTTCGGGCAAGGCCGGTTTCGCCTCGGTGAACCAGCCTGCCGACGGCACCATGCCGGACAACGAGGACCTCGAGCCGCTGTTCGAGACCATCATCAAGCACGTTCCGGCACCGACCTACACCGAGGGCGAAGTCCTTCAGGCACACGTCACCAACCTTGACGCTTCCCCGTTCTTGGGTCGTCTGGCACTGCTGCGTATCTTCAACGGCACCCTGCGCAAGGGGCAGCAGGTTGCCTGGGCCCGCCAGGACGGCGAGCTCAAGACCGTAAAGATCACCGAACTGCTGGCCACCAAGGGCCTGACCCGCGTTCCGGCCGAGTCCGCTGGACCGGGCGAGATCGTTGCCGTTGCAGGTATCGAAGACATCATGATCGGTGAAACTCTCACCGACCTGGAAAACCCGAAGCCACTGCCGCTGATCACCGTTGACCCGCCGGCCATCTCGATGACCATCGGTATCAACACCTCGCCGCTGGCCGGCAAGGTCAAGGGCGCCAAGGTTACCGCTCGCCAGGTCAAGGACCGTCTTGACAAGGAACTGATCGGTAACGTTTCGCTGAACATCCTTCCGACCGAGCGTCCGGATGCTTGGGAAGTACAGGGTCGTGGCGAGCTGGCTCTGGCCATCCTCGTTGAGCAGATGCGTCGTGAAGGCTTCGAACTGACCGTCGGCAAGCCGCAGGTTGTTACCAAGCAGATCGACGGTAAGCTGCACGAGCCGATGGAGCACATGACCATCGACGTACCCGAGGAATACCTCGGCGCCGTAACTCAGCTGATGGCTGCTCGTAAGGGCCGCATGACCAACATGGCCAACCACGGTACCGGCTGGTGCCGCATGGAATTCATGGTTCCGGCACGTGGCCTGATCGGCTTCCGTACCCGCTTCCTCACCGACACCCGCGGTGCAGGTATTGCCGCTTCGTTGGCCGAGGGCTACGAGCCATGGGCCGGTCCGATCGAATACCGCACCAACGGTTCGATCGTGGCTGACCGCTCCGGTGTTGTCACCCCGTTCGCAATGATCAAGCTGCAGGAACGCATGTCCTTCTTCGTGGCACCGACCTCAGAGGTCTACGAGGGCATGATCGTGGGCGAGAACTCACGCGCCGATGACATGGACGTGAACATCACCCGCGAAAAGCAGCTCACCAACATGCGTGCAGCTTCCTCGGACACCTTCGAGAACATGACCCCGCCGCGTAACCTGACTCTGGAAGAGTCCCTCGAATTCGCTCGCGAAGACGAGTGCGTTGAGGTTACCCCGGAGGCAATCCGTATCCGTAAGCTCATCCTGAACGCCGGCGACCGCGCCAAGTCGAACCGTGCCCGAGCCAAGAACTAA
- a CDS encoding GNAT family N-acetyltransferase, with protein MRLTNIAHLRLPFGRLLSYQVTVGQLGAALPVSFDQRRHVGAGDRAGSWMALSFRLPAPVPRDQLSAAWLAVISRHGTLRSVFTPGEDGDPQLHEVAVHGGDWISHQLSPGQAVNDALREVLDVACSPYSQPSHRLCVLETAAGPTVIIAGDHAHGDMWSMLVLARDLLSALASVQAGMKPQLAPVPTFAEHTKSLTRVGPAPEKVHRRWAEVLAASGEVMPRFPLLLGPPTPTAERVEVREVLDVDDAAAFSAQAREEGVSTLSLVVSAMTAVTKDLAGVPLRAVFPVHSRYDAMWNDSVGWFITNSVLESADEDPRACAQAVREAVKLGNWPLQEVLTPWGGMPEAPGMFAISWLDLRRLPVRIDARGLDAQYVGASIQTDGVMLWFILNDSGLHLRCRYPDTEQARDHVGTWLDMLVARLSSAARASVGGKLRLGGRIYRVQRASRADVPAMVQLLSDDEIGGGREGAQIASYEASFDAIARDSSQYLAVVRDEAERIIGTMQLSIIPGLSRGGAARLQIEGLRVAAAQRSRGVGTAMLEWAHEHGRARGATLAQISTEQVRVRAQQFYSRLGYENTHVGLKRVL; from the coding sequence ATGCGGCTGACCAATATTGCGCATCTGCGCCTGCCTTTTGGCCGACTGCTGAGCTACCAGGTGACCGTCGGTCAGTTGGGAGCAGCGCTGCCGGTGTCCTTCGATCAGCGACGCCACGTGGGGGCCGGTGACCGTGCCGGATCGTGGATGGCGCTGTCCTTCCGTCTCCCCGCACCGGTGCCCCGAGACCAGCTTTCCGCAGCATGGCTAGCGGTTATTAGTCGGCATGGGACCCTGCGCTCGGTTTTCACCCCGGGTGAAGACGGTGACCCCCAACTTCACGAGGTCGCGGTGCACGGCGGTGACTGGATCTCACACCAGTTGAGCCCGGGGCAGGCAGTGAACGATGCGCTGCGTGAGGTGCTCGACGTTGCCTGCTCACCGTACTCACAACCCTCCCATCGACTCTGCGTGTTGGAGACCGCCGCAGGTCCCACGGTGATCATTGCTGGGGATCACGCACATGGGGATATGTGGTCGATGCTCGTGCTGGCCCGTGATCTGCTATCCGCGCTTGCCTCCGTCCAGGCAGGAATGAAACCGCAATTGGCGCCGGTGCCAACCTTCGCCGAGCACACCAAGTCGCTCACCCGTGTGGGTCCAGCGCCAGAAAAAGTTCATCGTCGGTGGGCAGAGGTCTTGGCCGCTAGCGGCGAGGTGATGCCGCGTTTCCCTCTGTTGCTGGGTCCCCCGACTCCAACGGCCGAGCGGGTAGAGGTGCGCGAGGTGTTGGACGTTGATGATGCTGCTGCGTTCTCGGCTCAGGCCCGCGAGGAAGGTGTATCCACGCTGTCCTTGGTGGTCTCAGCGATGACGGCGGTGACCAAGGACCTGGCAGGCGTTCCGTTGCGTGCGGTGTTCCCGGTGCACAGTCGCTACGACGCCATGTGGAACGACTCCGTGGGGTGGTTCATCACCAACTCCGTTTTGGAATCCGCCGATGAAGACCCGCGGGCGTGCGCCCAAGCCGTGCGCGAGGCCGTCAAGCTGGGCAACTGGCCACTGCAAGAGGTGCTGACTCCGTGGGGCGGAATGCCCGAAGCTCCAGGCATGTTCGCCATCTCGTGGCTGGATCTGCGCCGGTTGCCGGTGCGGATCGACGCGCGCGGCCTCGACGCCCAATACGTCGGTGCCTCAATACAGACCGACGGGGTCATGCTGTGGTTTATTCTCAACGATTCCGGGCTGCATTTGCGTTGCCGCTATCCGGACACCGAGCAGGCTCGTGATCACGTGGGAACGTGGTTGGACATGCTGGTGGCGAGGCTCAGCTCCGCAGCGCGCGCTTCGGTCGGAGGCAAACTACGGTTGGGCGGACGCATCTATCGAGTTCAGCGGGCCAGCCGAGCGGACGTCCCGGCAATGGTGCAATTGTTATCCGATGACGAGATCGGAGGCGGCCGGGAGGGTGCGCAGATCGCAAGTTATGAGGCGTCCTTTGATGCCATCGCCCGTGATTCATCGCAGTACCTGGCCGTCGTGCGTGATGAGGCCGAGCGGATCATCGGCACCATGCAGCTGAGCATCATTCCCGGGTTATCACGTGGGGGAGCCGCCCGACTGCAGATCGAGGGGCTCAGGGTTGCCGCCGCCCAACGCTCCCGAGGTGTTGGGACGGCAATGCTCGAATGGGCTCACGAACACGGAAGAGCCCGCGGTGCGACGCTGGCTCAGATATCCACCGAGCAGGTTCGAGTCCGCGCCCAACAGTTTTACTCCCGGCTCGGCTACGAGAATACGCACGTGGGGCTCAAGCGCGTGCTGTGA
- a CDS encoding alpha/beta fold hydrolase, giving the protein MSKFHVPDAGLDVELSDEGGHPVIQLHGLTSSRRRDRLLGLDLGRGLSGTRLLRYDARGHGLSTGRAVATDYSWHVLADDLLRLLDHFFPGEKVHGVGPSMGTGTLLHAAVLDPQRFSSLTLMVPATAWATRAAKAEEYRGAADAIDAQGVAAFLATTAQVTPPPATVGVPDTVPDVPDAVLPALFRGAALSDLPTREQIAGITVPTTVLAWIGDPAHPVSTASTLVELLVNATLEVAHTPEDVARWPGILSQDVQKARLAAG; this is encoded by the coding sequence ATGTCGAAATTCCATGTTCCCGATGCCGGGCTTGACGTCGAACTGAGCGACGAGGGAGGCCACCCGGTCATCCAGCTTCACGGACTCACCTCGAGCCGTCGACGCGACCGTTTGTTGGGTCTGGATCTGGGTCGCGGACTCAGCGGGACACGCTTGCTGCGTTATGACGCACGCGGCCACGGTCTCTCTACCGGGCGAGCCGTTGCTACCGACTACAGCTGGCACGTTCTGGCCGATGACCTACTACGGCTGCTCGACCACTTCTTCCCCGGCGAAAAGGTGCACGGTGTGGGCCCATCAATGGGAACCGGGACGCTGCTACACGCCGCGGTGCTTGACCCTCAGAGGTTCAGCAGCCTGACGCTGATGGTGCCGGCCACCGCCTGGGCAACCCGAGCCGCGAAGGCCGAAGAATACCGCGGCGCCGCCGATGCGATCGATGCGCAGGGAGTCGCAGCATTTCTTGCCACAACGGCTCAGGTCACTCCTCCCCCGGCCACCGTGGGCGTGCCAGACACCGTGCCCGACGTCCCCGATGCCGTCCTTCCAGCCCTTTTCCGTGGTGCCGCCCTGAGCGATCTCCCCACGCGCGAGCAGATCGCCGGGATCACCGTACCGACCACGGTGCTGGCGTGGATCGGTGACCCCGCCCATCCGGTCTCAACGGCAAGCACACTCGTCGAGCTGCTGGTCAACGCGACTCTCGAGGTGGCACATACCCCCGAGGATGTTGCTCGCTGGCCCGGGATTTTGTCCCAAGACGTGCAAAAGGCACGGCTGGCAGCGGGATAA
- a CDS encoding mechanosensitive ion channel → MNMESFDWAGMSQKVVIAVIILLVTWLLAKIVKWAIGKLVGRVKGLQRQGNDGAQVGESLGKVAALIIWLFGLVAILQVFALSEVLSPVQDLLGKVMGFIPNLIGAGIIFFIGYMIAKIVRQLVTTALGAVDFGKLTSKLKRGAVQPSIEETREQNAKIIGIIGNLLFAIIIIVVGISALQVLGIAAISDPAQQMLTMIMNAIPQIVAALILLAIGFVIAKFVGTILQSTLEGIGTDSVVHKWGIVPADKSASSIIATLVKIAIMLFFGIMAARLMNFPEVTNILNQILALAGNVLFGGLIIAAGFVIANIVVSIVGPGTAATVIRWATIVLFIAMGLKYMGLADSIINMAFGAVVIGGALAAALAFGLGGRDAAARALQKVENKQPPATHSAPIDPLG, encoded by the coding sequence ATGAATATGGAAAGTTTCGATTGGGCCGGCATGTCGCAAAAAGTTGTCATTGCTGTCATTATCTTGCTGGTGACTTGGCTACTGGCCAAGATCGTCAAATGGGCTATTGGAAAACTCGTGGGGCGAGTTAAAGGATTGCAGCGTCAGGGGAACGACGGGGCACAAGTCGGGGAATCATTGGGGAAGGTTGCAGCACTGATCATCTGGCTCTTCGGGCTGGTAGCTATTCTTCAGGTGTTTGCTCTCTCCGAGGTACTATCACCGGTGCAGGATCTGCTCGGTAAGGTCATGGGATTCATCCCTAACCTCATTGGCGCAGGCATCATCTTCTTCATCGGTTACATGATTGCCAAGATCGTCAGGCAGCTGGTGACCACCGCACTAGGAGCGGTTGACTTCGGCAAACTCACCTCGAAATTGAAGCGCGGGGCAGTACAACCGAGCATTGAAGAGACGCGTGAACAAAACGCCAAGATCATTGGAATCATCGGCAATCTGCTCTTCGCCATCATCATCATTGTTGTCGGCATTAGCGCCCTTCAGGTTCTAGGAATTGCCGCCATTTCCGACCCTGCTCAGCAAATGCTGACCATGATCATGAACGCCATTCCGCAAATCGTGGCAGCCCTGATCTTGCTGGCCATCGGCTTCGTGATCGCAAAGTTTGTTGGCACCATCCTTCAAAGCACGCTCGAGGGCATTGGCACCGACTCGGTGGTCCATAAGTGGGGCATCGTTCCTGCCGATAAGAGTGCCTCGAGCATCATCGCGACGCTGGTGAAAATCGCCATCATGCTGTTCTTCGGCATCATGGCGGCGCGTCTGATGAACTTCCCCGAGGTCACCAACATCCTGAACCAGATTCTAGCCCTGGCAGGAAACGTGTTGTTCGGCGGACTGATCATTGCCGCCGGCTTTGTCATTGCGAACATCGTGGTGTCCATCGTCGGTCCGGGGACCGCGGCCACCGTAATTCGCTGGGCCACCATCGTGCTTTTCATCGCGATGGGTCTGAAGTACATGGGCCTGGCCGACTCCATCATCAACATGGCATTCGGTGCCGTTGTTATTGGTGGGGCACTGGCAGCAGCTCTGGCCTTCGGTCTGGGAGGTCGCGATGCGGCAGCTCGGGCACTGCAGAAGGTGGAGAACAAGCAGCCACCGGCTACACACTCGGCCCCAATCGATCCGCTCGGCTAA
- a CDS encoding histidine phosphatase family protein has product MATVILVRHGRTTANATGLLAGRALGVSLDAIGRDQAALTGERLARVPLVGVVSSPLERCRQTAQFILDRQSGAPDTPLDPDLTECDYGQWQGRLLSDLATEDLWPVVQSQPSAVVFPGGESMAAMQARSVAAIRRHDAAFEAEHGAGAVWAAVSHGDIIKSILADALGMHLDLFQRINVGPASVSIVRYGPSRPSVYATNTDAGDLSWLSGDIPSGDAPVGGGAGHKTS; this is encoded by the coding sequence ATGGCGACAGTTATTCTCGTACGGCACGGCCGGACCACAGCCAACGCAACTGGACTACTGGCAGGACGTGCCCTTGGCGTCAGCCTGGATGCGATCGGGCGAGACCAGGCTGCACTGACCGGAGAACGACTCGCGCGTGTGCCTCTGGTCGGAGTGGTCTCGAGTCCTCTCGAGCGTTGTCGGCAGACCGCACAGTTTATCCTCGATCGCCAGAGCGGCGCCCCGGACACTCCACTTGACCCCGATCTCACCGAGTGCGATTACGGCCAATGGCAGGGCCGCCTACTCAGCGATCTCGCGACCGAGGATTTGTGGCCGGTGGTCCAGTCGCAACCGTCCGCCGTGGTCTTTCCCGGAGGCGAATCCATGGCCGCGATGCAGGCTCGGTCGGTGGCAGCCATTCGCCGCCATGACGCAGCATTTGAAGCCGAGCACGGAGCAGGGGCCGTGTGGGCGGCAGTGAGTCACGGTGACATTATCAAGTCGATCCTCGCGGACGCCCTGGGCATGCACCTTGACCTTTTCCAACGTATTAATGTGGGCCCCGCATCGGTATCAATCGTGCGCTACGGCCCCAGTCGTCCGAGTGTTTACGCGACCAACACCGATGCGGGCGATCTATCGTGGTTGTCGGGCGATATCCCCTCTGGCGATGCGCCGGTGGGCGGCGGCGCGGGTCACAAGACGTCATAA
- a CDS encoding DUF3090 domain-containing protein produces the protein MPTLVHEFSWPDRVVIGTIGLPGARTFYLQVRAGKQIVSIALEKQQSALLAEKIDEILDELITVDSNPFSIPTGTPPELVDNEPLEAVAEQFRTGAMSLGWDPTMAQIILEAHPITDDDADAADNDESLHEGRANEPEMLRVRMPVGSARAFAKRTREIVDAGRPMCTLCGYPKDADGHICNVPEL, from the coding sequence ATGCCTACACTTGTTCACGAGTTTTCTTGGCCCGATCGAGTCGTCATCGGCACCATTGGTCTTCCGGGCGCGCGCACGTTCTACCTGCAGGTGCGTGCAGGGAAGCAAATCGTGAGTATTGCGCTGGAAAAGCAGCAGTCGGCTCTGCTCGCGGAGAAGATTGACGAAATTCTCGACGAGCTCATCACCGTCGACAGCAATCCCTTCAGCATTCCCACGGGCACTCCCCCTGAACTTGTTGACAATGAACCGCTCGAGGCCGTCGCGGAGCAGTTCCGCACTGGGGCTATGAGTCTGGGGTGGGACCCAACCATGGCCCAGATCATCCTTGAGGCCCATCCCATCACCGATGACGATGCCGACGCTGCTGACAACGACGAATCGCTTCATGAGGGCAGGGCTAACGAGCCCGAAATGTTGCGAGTGCGCATGCCCGTCGGCAGCGCCCGAGCATTCGCCAAGCGCACCCGCGAGATCGTGGATGCGGGGCGTCCCATGTGCACACTCTGCGGTTACCCCAAAGACGCGGACGGACACATCTGCAACGTTCCCGAACTCTGA
- a CDS encoding SCO1664 family protein → MPTPDLVADELVLTGRITTASNATFLGSIGDVTVVYKPIAGESPLWDFPQGTLAHREVAAYLVSQTFAWGVVPHTWLRDGPLGQGMVQLWQEQDPAQDAVNLIAADHVPATGWKEVLQGQDENGRFVALVHEDTPVLRRMAVFDVVVNNADRKGDHILALTDGHRHGVDHGLTFHRDHKLRTVLWGWRGEALTPDEEDGIDRVSEALRGELGRKLADLLSVEEIAALAARCAHLRLAGRFPAPSGEMPAVPWPLF, encoded by the coding sequence ATGCCAACCCCAGACCTAGTGGCCGATGAGCTGGTGCTCACCGGCCGCATCACAACGGCGTCAAACGCCACATTTTTGGGCAGCATCGGCGACGTCACCGTCGTCTATAAGCCAATAGCGGGCGAAAGTCCGCTGTGGGATTTTCCCCAGGGAACGCTGGCCCACCGAGAGGTGGCCGCATACCTGGTCTCGCAGACCTTCGCCTGGGGCGTCGTGCCCCACACCTGGTTGCGCGATGGTCCGCTGGGTCAAGGAATGGTGCAGCTTTGGCAGGAGCAGGATCCCGCCCAAGACGCCGTAAACCTGATCGCGGCGGACCACGTTCCGGCGACGGGGTGGAAGGAGGTGCTCCAGGGACAAGATGAGAACGGACGTTTCGTCGCCCTCGTCCACGAAGACACACCAGTGCTGCGACGCATGGCGGTATTCGATGTCGTCGTCAACAACGCGGATCGCAAAGGTGACCACATCCTGGCCCTGACCGACGGACACCGGCACGGCGTGGACCACGGGCTCACCTTTCACCGTGACCACAAGTTGCGCACGGTGCTATGGGGATGGCGGGGAGAGGCGCTCACCCCCGACGAAGAAGACGGCATAGATCGTGTCAGCGAGGCACTGCGTGGTGAGCTCGGTCGAAAGTTGGCGGACTTGCTCAGCGTTGAAGAAATCGCAGCGCTTGCCGCACGCTGCGCGCACTTGCGCTTGGCAGGGCGGTTTCCGGCTCCAAGTGGTGAGATGCCGGCGGTTCCCTGGCCATTGTTCTAA
- a CDS encoding peptide-methionine (S)-S-oxide reductase yields the protein MDAERVVEELYLAGGCLWGVQAFIATLPGVTSTEAGRANGTSQRIDSAYDGYAECVRTRFDPSVVSVEQLMAYLFEIIDPYSVNKQGPDLGQKYRTGLYSNKLTHLEEARAFTAARDDAHRIAVEVLPLANYVRSAEEHQDRLARFPEDSCHLSVEQLTKYQSDVDLAGH from the coding sequence ATGGATGCCGAGCGAGTGGTTGAGGAGCTTTATTTGGCAGGCGGCTGTCTCTGGGGCGTGCAGGCTTTCATCGCTACGCTGCCCGGGGTGACGAGCACCGAGGCCGGAAGAGCCAACGGAACCAGCCAGCGTATCGACAGCGCCTACGACGGGTATGCGGAATGCGTGCGAACACGATTCGATCCCTCGGTTGTGAGTGTCGAGCAGTTGATGGCCTATCTCTTCGAGATTATTGATCCCTACAGCGTCAACAAACAGGGACCAGACCTCGGTCAGAAGTATCGAACTGGTCTTTACTCCAACAAGCTGACCCACCTCGAAGAGGCTCGTGCTTTCACCGCGGCGAGAGACGACGCTCACCGAATCGCCGTTGAGGTGCTACCACTGGCTAACTATGTGCGAAGCGCCGAGGAACATCAGGATCGGCTGGCACGTTTCCCCGAGGATTCCTGTCACCTTTCCGTGGAACAACTGACTAAGTACCAGAGTGATGTTGATCTAGCAGGTCACTAG
- the ychF gene encoding redox-regulated ATPase YchF, whose amino-acid sequence MALTIGIVGLPNVGKSTMFNALTRAQVLAANYPFATIEPNVGVVPLPDARLKVLAEIFGSERILPATVSFVDIAGIVKGASEGEGLGNKFLANIREAEAICQVTRAFSDPDVIHVDGKVDPASDIETIATELILADLQTIENQLPRLDKELRAKKIDASYIETIKAAQKVLEKGETLYAAGKAAGIDISELAPLQLMTTKPFIYVFNTDEEGLANTEMQAELSALVAPAEAIFLDAQFESELSELSEEDAAEMLEDAGYNESGLDKLARVGFYTLGLQTYLTAGPKETRAWTIPKGATAPQAAGVIHTDFQRGFIKAEVFGFDELVEAGSVAAAKSAGKARIEGKEYIMKDGDVVEFRFNV is encoded by the coding sequence GTGGCTCTTACAATCGGAATCGTCGGACTGCCCAATGTCGGCAAGTCAACAATGTTCAATGCTCTTACCCGCGCGCAGGTTCTCGCGGCCAACTACCCGTTCGCAACCATCGAACCCAATGTGGGTGTCGTGCCGTTGCCCGATGCTCGCCTGAAGGTGCTGGCCGAGATTTTCGGATCCGAGCGCATCCTTCCGGCAACCGTGTCTTTCGTGGACATCGCCGGCATCGTTAAGGGTGCCTCCGAGGGTGAAGGTCTGGGCAATAAGTTCCTGGCCAACATCCGCGAGGCCGAGGCCATCTGCCAGGTGACGCGCGCCTTCTCGGACCCCGACGTGATTCACGTCGACGGCAAGGTCGACCCGGCCTCGGACATCGAGACGATCGCTACCGAGCTGATCCTCGCTGACCTGCAGACCATCGAAAACCAGCTGCCGCGTCTTGATAAAGAGCTGCGTGCCAAGAAGATTGATGCGTCGTACATCGAGACCATCAAGGCCGCGCAGAAGGTGCTGGAAAAGGGCGAGACGCTTTATGCAGCAGGCAAGGCCGCAGGCATCGACATCAGCGAGCTGGCACCGCTGCAGCTGATGACGACCAAGCCGTTCATCTACGTCTTTAATACCGACGAAGAAGGTCTGGCCAACACCGAGATGCAGGCCGAACTGTCGGCCCTCGTGGCTCCGGCCGAGGCCATCTTCCTGGATGCCCAGTTCGAATCCGAACTCTCCGAGCTGAGCGAAGAAGACGCAGCCGAGATGCTTGAGGATGCAGGCTACAACGAGTCGGGCTTGGACAAGCTGGCTCGTGTTGGTTTCTACACCCTGGGTTTGCAGACCTACCTCACCGCAGGCCCGAAGGAAACTCGTGCCTGGACCATCCCGAAGGGCGCCACCGCCCCGCAGGCCGCCGGCGTCATTCACACCGACTTCCAGCGCGGCTTCATCAAGGCCGAGGTCTTCGGTTTTGATGAACTGGTCGAAGCCGGATCTGTCGCGGCGGCTAAGTCCGCTGGCAAGGCGCGCATCGAGGGCAAGGAATACATCATGAAGGACGGCGACGTCGTGGAGTTCCGCTTCAACGTCTAG
- a CDS encoding DNA recombination protein RmuC, whose product MDALYWVTALCTLIVGFVLGVFTWWFINRAPLSAARAGAALVSNELALTAQLLSGAQAQVAELRDRITDDRTRDGQEQSVLLALAPVTDQLRRVGAQVATLERDRVQQFGALREQLAQAALNDSELLRTTSSLAAAMVNNAARGTWGELQLRRVVEAAGMLAHVDFIEQLGTATGLRPDMVIKLPGNKLIIVDSKVPLSSYLKVQQLSGSTQSESLTRAKLLMKEHAKALRHHVDALAAKSYWNSVEGTPELVVCFLPAESFLADALEADPELLDHAFGKNVALASPATLLAMLKGLGFAWRQELLTANARDLFVASRELYDRLGTMGGHVAKLGSSLRGSVEKYNAFIGTLESRVLPSARRIRDLDPGLGTEQDPAAALHSLPPIEATPRALSADELLGTESLESRR is encoded by the coding sequence ATGGATGCTCTTTACTGGGTCACGGCCCTTTGCACGCTGATTGTTGGGTTTGTTCTAGGCGTGTTCACATGGTGGTTTATTAACCGTGCGCCGCTATCAGCCGCGCGCGCCGGGGCTGCGCTGGTGAGCAATGAGTTGGCGCTCACCGCGCAGCTACTCTCCGGCGCTCAGGCTCAGGTGGCCGAGCTGCGCGATCGAATCACGGACGATCGTACGCGCGATGGGCAGGAGCAGTCGGTACTGCTGGCTTTGGCCCCCGTGACAGATCAGCTGCGCCGGGTGGGTGCGCAGGTTGCGACGCTGGAACGTGACCGGGTGCAGCAATTCGGAGCGCTGCGTGAGCAATTGGCGCAGGCGGCACTGAACGATTCCGAACTGTTGCGCACCACCAGTTCCTTGGCTGCGGCGATGGTGAACAATGCAGCACGCGGTACTTGGGGCGAGCTGCAATTACGTCGTGTGGTTGAGGCGGCAGGCATGCTGGCTCACGTGGACTTTATTGAGCAGCTTGGCACGGCCACCGGGCTTCGTCCCGACATGGTGATCAAGTTGCCGGGCAACAAGCTGATCATTGTGGATTCAAAGGTGCCGTTGAGCTCCTATCTGAAGGTGCAGCAGCTCTCCGGCTCAACCCAGAGCGAGTCCTTAACCCGGGCCAAGCTGCTGATGAAGGAACACGCCAAGGCCCTGCGTCACCACGTTGATGCGCTGGCGGCTAAGTCCTACTGGAACTCGGTGGAGGGAACCCCGGAACTGGTGGTGTGCTTCCTGCCCGCCGAGTCCTTTCTGGCGGACGCACTGGAGGCGGACCCCGAGCTGCTGGATCACGCCTTTGGGAAGAACGTCGCACTGGCGTCACCGGCCACCTTGCTGGCCATGCTCAAGGGACTGGGTTTTGCCTGGCGGCAGGAATTGCTCACGGCCAACGCGCGGGACCTCTTTGTTGCCTCTCGGGAGCTGTATGACCGACTCGGGACCATGGGCGGGCATGTGGCCAAGCTGGGGTCGTCCTTGCGCGGCAGCGTGGAGAAATACAACGCCTTCATCGGCACCCTTGAATCCCGGGTGCTACCCAGTGCCCGGCGCATCCGCGATCTCGATCCGGGGCTTGGCACCGAGCAAGACCCAGCCGCGGCGCTCCACTCTTTACCGCCCATCGAAGCCACGCCCAGGGCGCTGAGTGCCGATGAGCTTCTGGGCACGGAATCTCTGGAGTCCCGGAGATAG